The Apium graveolens cultivar Ventura chromosome 6, ASM990537v1, whole genome shotgun sequence genome contains a region encoding:
- the LOC141665056 gene encoding uncharacterized protein LOC141665056, which yields MRTHVFNRIMTALCTQDSYWHKKEDAVGLLGLLPQQKMTATLRMLAYGTTVDQCAEICRMGESTTLECMKKFCQQVEGLFVEELSKRVGGAYSGRKGRPTIILEVVVSYDPWVWHAFFGVPGAQNDINVLGQSPVFDKVVTGNNPTVKLFAKKHEAYRKDVERFFGILQSRWVVLRHGARMHKRSTLKIIMMTCIILHNMIVDDEFVEDEFIESVEEDLMNPSAT from the exons ATGCGTACTCATGTTTTCAATCGCATCATGACAGCTCTTTGCACTCAAGATTCATATTGGCATAAAAAAGAAGATGCAGTTGGATTATTAGGGTTGCTACCTCAACAAAAAATGACTGCTACATTACGAATGCTAGCTTACGGTACAACGGTTGATCAATGTGCCGAAATTTGTAGAATGGGAGAATCAACTACACTTGAGTGCATGAAAAAATTTTGCCAGCAAGTCGAAGGACTCTTTG TGGAAGAATTGTCCAAGCGGGTGGGTGGGGCTTATAGTGGCCGAAAGGGACGCCCTACTATCATTCTAGAGGTTGTCGTTTCATATGACCCTTGGGTGTGGCACGCTTTCTTCGGTGTGCCTGGAGCTCAAAATGATATTAACGTTCTAGGTCAGTCTCCCGTGTTTGATAAAGTTGTCACAGGAAATAACCCAACAGTG AAGTTGTTTGCTAAGAAACATGAGGCATATCGTAAAGATGTAGAGAGGTTTTTTGGTATCTTGCAATCTCGATGGGTTGTTCTTCGCCACGGCGCTCGGATGCATAAACGTTCCACACTTAAAATTATCATGATGACTTGCATCATATTACATAACATGATAGTTGATGATGAATTCGTGGAAGATGAATTTATAGAGTCAGTAGAAGAAGATCTAATGAATCCATCGGCAACATAG